One genomic window of Ottowia oryzae includes the following:
- a CDS encoding Maf family protein, whose translation MTESTPHFIYLASQSPRRRQLLEQLGERLSLLLPDDAEAAEALEAVRPGEAPATYVRRVTGLKLQDALRRLTDRHLPPAPVLCSDTTVALGRQILGKPRDAQDAADMLARLSGQTHRVLTAVAIQSGQRRVDALSDSRVRFAALTPADIAAYIASGEWEGKAGAYAIQGRAAAFVEHISGSYSGIMGLPLFETADLLKQIRA comes from the coding sequence ATGACCGAATCCACCCCCCACTTCATCTACCTGGCTTCCCAAAGCCCGCGCCGCCGCCAGTTGCTGGAGCAGCTGGGCGAGCGCCTCAGCCTGCTGCTGCCGGATGACGCCGAAGCGGCCGAAGCGCTGGAAGCCGTGCGCCCCGGCGAGGCGCCCGCCACCTACGTGCGCCGCGTCACCGGCCTGAAGCTGCAAGATGCGCTGCGCCGGTTGACCGACCGGCACCTGCCGCCCGCACCCGTGCTGTGTTCCGACACCACGGTGGCGCTGGGCCGGCAGATTCTGGGCAAGCCGCGCGACGCCCAAGACGCGGCCGACATGCTGGCGCGCTTGTCTGGCCAGACGCACCGCGTGCTGACGGCGGTGGCCATTCAGTCGGGCCAGCGGCGCGTGGACGCGCTCAGCGATTCGCGCGTGCGCTTCGCCGCGTTGACGCCCGCCGACATCGCCGCCTACATCGCCAGCGGCGAATGGGAAGGCAAGGCCGGTGCCTACGCCATTCAGGGCAGGGCGGCGGCTTTCGTGGAACACATCAGCGGCAGCTACAGCGGCATCATGGGTTTGCCGCTGTTCGAAACTGCGGACTTATTGAAACAAATTCGTGCCTAG
- a CDS encoding phytanoyl-CoA dioxygenase family protein, with translation MSSHRWAPVDGSQAQAGQRLAEDGCLMCPGLLTWRETQLLGRLLLPRPEGAGQRELLSRPWAAALAARVRTRLVGAGLLSTHARAVQCTLFDKTPARNWLVTWHQDLSVPVQGNSDADNGAWQRGAVKQGVRFVQPPAAWLARLLAVRLHIDRCGAGSGPLRVLPGSHHHGKLALDGPGGAVEVLRQVRAQHAEVRCTAEAGDALLMRPLTVHASSRMADGAGQRRRVLHFVFAPPELPAGLRWHWSA, from the coding sequence GTGAGTAGCCACCGCTGGGCGCCCGTTGATGGCAGCCAGGCGCAGGCTGGGCAGCGACTGGCCGAAGACGGCTGCCTGATGTGCCCCGGCTTGTTGACCTGGCGTGAGACGCAGTTGCTGGGCAGGCTGCTTCTGCCAAGGCCCGAGGGTGCTGGCCAGCGCGAGCTGCTGTCGCGCCCCTGGGCGGCGGCGCTGGCTGCCCGCGTGCGTACCCGCCTGGTTGGTGCGGGGTTGCTGAGCACCCATGCACGGGCCGTGCAGTGCACCTTGTTCGACAAGACGCCCGCGCGCAACTGGTTGGTCACGTGGCATCAAGACCTGTCGGTGCCCGTGCAAGGCAACTCAGACGCCGACAACGGCGCCTGGCAGCGCGGCGCGGTCAAGCAAGGTGTGCGCTTTGTGCAGCCGCCTGCCGCCTGGCTGGCGCGGCTGTTGGCGGTGCGCCTGCACATCGACCGCTGCGGCGCCGGCAGTGGGCCGCTGCGCGTGCTGCCCGGTTCGCACCACCACGGCAAGCTGGCGCTGGATGGGCCTGGCGGCGCGGTTGAGGTCTTGCGCCAAGTGCGCGCCCAACATGCAGAGGTGCGTTGCACCGCCGAGGCGGGCGATGCGCTGCTGATGCGGCCGCTCACGGTGCACGCCTCGTCCCGCATGGCCGATGGCGCCGGCCAGCGTCGGCGCGTGCTGCATTTCGTGTTTGCGCCGCCTGAGCTGCCCGCTGGCCTGCGCTGGCACTGGTCCGCGTGA
- the rlmH gene encoding 23S rRNA (pseudouridine(1915)-N(3))-methyltransferase RlmH: MRLMVVAVGQRVPTWAQTAWDDYAKRFPPELKLELKAIKTEPRAGGKTAAQLMAAERQRIEAAISKGTHTVVLDERGTALTTQALASRLGDWQGLGGDVALVIGGPDGLDPELRRSAQERIRLSDLTLPHAMVRVLLVEQLYRAWSVNAGHPYHRE; encoded by the coding sequence ATGAGGCTGATGGTCGTTGCGGTGGGGCAGCGTGTGCCCACCTGGGCGCAAACCGCGTGGGACGACTACGCCAAGCGCTTTCCGCCTGAGCTGAAGCTGGAGCTGAAGGCGATCAAGACCGAGCCGCGCGCCGGCGGCAAGACCGCCGCGCAACTCATGGCGGCTGAGCGCCAGCGCATCGAAGCCGCCATCTCCAAAGGCACGCATACCGTGGTGCTGGACGAGCGTGGCACCGCGCTCACCACGCAGGCGCTGGCTAGCCGCTTGGGCGATTGGCAAGGGCTGGGAGGCGACGTGGCGCTGGTGATCGGCGGGCCCGACGGGCTGGACCCCGAGCTGCGCCGCAGCGCACAAGAGCGCATCCGTCTGTCTGACCTCACGCTGCCCCACGCCATGGTGCGCGTGCTGCTGGTCGAGCAGCTATACCGCGCCTGGTCGGTCAACGCGGGCCATCCGTACCACCGTGAGTAG
- the rsfS gene encoding ribosome silencing factor produces MSETAAKKDVQKLQRTIVDGLEDIKGHDIRVFNTEHLSPLFERVIIASGTSNRQTKALAASVRDKLRDGGYGKPRIEGEDNGEWVIVDCGQVVVHVMQPAIRQYYNLEEIWGDKPVRLKGPEARAAGSQRKAAAKGDENSAPAPAAKAPAASKKVAKGAVAKKAPATKAPAKAPAAKKAGASVPAKKSAARPAAKAPARKAAPAKAARGAEALPTVVVNKPKAKPATKTAAKPAAKPAAKAAAKPATKAAPKAAAKKAPAKAAAKKPSSARTGR; encoded by the coding sequence ATGAGCGAAACCGCTGCCAAGAAAGACGTCCAGAAACTCCAGCGCACCATCGTCGATGGTCTGGAGGACATCAAGGGCCACGACATCCGCGTGTTCAATACCGAGCACCTTTCGCCGCTGTTTGAGCGGGTGATCATCGCCAGCGGCACTTCCAACCGGCAAACCAAGGCCCTGGCCGCCAGCGTGCGCGACAAGCTGCGCGACGGTGGCTATGGCAAGCCCCGCATCGAAGGCGAAGACAACGGCGAATGGGTCATCGTCGACTGCGGCCAAGTGGTGGTGCACGTCATGCAGCCCGCCATCCGCCAGTACTACAACCTGGAAGAAATCTGGGGCGACAAGCCCGTGCGCCTGAAAGGACCTGAGGCGCGCGCCGCAGGCTCGCAGCGCAAAGCCGCGGCCAAGGGCGATGAAAATTCGGCGCCAGCGCCCGCTGCCAAAGCGCCGGCAGCTTCCAAAAAGGTAGCAAAAGGCGCAGTCGCCAAGAAGGCCCCTGCGACCAAGGCGCCTGCCAAAGCCCCCGCTGCCAAAAAAGCGGGCGCGAGCGTGCCAGCGAAGAAATCCGCGGCACGCCCGGCCGCCAAGGCACCTGCGCGCAAGGCGGCACCCGCCAAAGCCGCGCGCGGCGCCGAAGCGCTGCCCACGGTGGTGGTGAACAAGCCGAAGGCCAAGCCCGCGACCAAGACCGCAGCGAAGCCCGCCGCCAAACCTGCTGCCAAAGCCGCAGCAAAACCTGCTACCAAGGCTGCGCCGAAGGCCGCCGCCAAAAAGGCGCCTGCCAAGGCCGCTGCCAAAAAGCCCAGCAGCGCACGCACCGGGCGTTGA
- the nadD gene encoding nicotinate (nicotinamide) nucleotide adenylyltransferase, which yields MGVTTQADTQAARRIGVFGGAFDPPHAVHHALAAAAIDTLALDVLLIVPTGDAWHKSRPLSPARDRLAMCRLAFADLPKARVDDRELHRDGPTYTIDTLTELQQAWPAAQLYLQIGADQAAAFHTWRSAQAIADIAIISIAARADATGAALQFDPENPLPGLNVLPDGVRVLPLPPMPHSATDVRRRVAQGLPIDHLVAPAVAGYIAENHLYQTA from the coding sequence GTGGGTGTGACGACGCAGGCCGATACGCAGGCCGCGCGCCGCATCGGTGTCTTTGGCGGCGCGTTCGATCCGCCGCACGCCGTGCACCACGCACTGGCGGCGGCCGCCATCGACACGCTGGCGCTGGATGTCCTGCTGATCGTCCCCACGGGCGACGCATGGCACAAAAGCCGCCCCCTCAGCCCCGCGCGCGATCGGCTGGCGATGTGCCGCCTGGCGTTTGCCGACCTGCCCAAAGCGCGCGTGGACGACCGGGAACTGCACCGCGACGGCCCCACCTACACCATTGACACGTTGACCGAATTGCAGCAAGCGTGGCCCGCCGCCCAGCTGTACCTGCAGATCGGCGCCGACCAGGCCGCGGCCTTTCACACTTGGCGCAGCGCGCAAGCCATCGCGGATATTGCTATCATCAGCATAGCTGCCCGCGCTGATGCAACGGGCGCTGCGCTGCAATTTGATCCAGAAAACCCGCTGCCTGGGCTGAATGTTTTGCCCGACGGCGTGCGTGTTTTGCCGCTGCCCCCCATGCCGCACAGCGCCACCGACGTGCGCCGCCGCGTCGCCCAGGGGCTGCCGATTGACCATCTGGTCGCGCCGGCCGTCGCCGGGTATATTGCCGAAAACCACCTTTACCAAACTGCCTGA
- the hemF gene encoding oxygen-dependent coproporphyrinogen oxidase, translating to MVTSSVVRPWLMGLQSSIVDAIEAHERAAGSTVRFARDAWQKEPGEPLQGQGLTCILEGGEVFERAGVGFSHVSGPRLPPSATQHRPELAGAPFAAMGVSLVFHPRNPYVPTVHMNVRMIEAIRPGNEPVCWFGGGMDLTPHYGFAEDCVHFHQTCRDALAPFGDDKYPRFKTWCDDYFLNKHRGEPRGIGGVFFDDFAEGGADNGFALIRAVGEAFLPAYEPIVRRRQATPWGERERQHQLVRRGRYVEFNLVWDRGTHFGLQSGGRTESILLSMPPQVAWTYQYQPEPGSPEAELTERYLKAQAWV from the coding sequence ATGGTGACATCCTCCGTTGTGCGGCCTTGGCTCATGGGGCTGCAATCGTCCATCGTGGACGCCATCGAAGCCCACGAGCGCGCCGCTGGCAGCACTGTGCGCTTTGCGCGCGATGCCTGGCAGAAAGAGCCCGGTGAGCCGCTCCAAGGGCAGGGCCTCACCTGCATCCTGGAGGGCGGTGAAGTGTTTGAGCGCGCTGGCGTGGGCTTCTCGCACGTCAGCGGGCCGCGCTTGCCCCCCTCGGCGACGCAGCACCGCCCAGAGTTGGCTGGTGCGCCATTCGCTGCGATGGGCGTCTCGCTGGTATTTCATCCGCGCAACCCGTATGTGCCCACGGTGCACATGAACGTTCGCATGATCGAAGCGATCCGCCCGGGCAACGAGCCGGTTTGCTGGTTTGGCGGCGGCATGGATCTCACGCCGCACTACGGCTTTGCCGAAGACTGCGTGCACTTTCACCAGACCTGCCGCGATGCGCTGGCGCCGTTTGGCGACGACAAATACCCGCGCTTCAAAACCTGGTGCGACGACTACTTTCTCAACAAGCACCGCGGCGAGCCGCGCGGCATCGGCGGTGTCTTCTTTGACGACTTTGCCGAGGGGGGTGCCGACAACGGCTTTGCGCTGATCCGCGCCGTGGGCGAAGCGTTTCTGCCCGCGTACGAGCCCATCGTGCGCCGCCGGCAGGCCACGCCCTGGGGTGAGCGCGAGCGCCAGCACCAGCTGGTGCGGCGCGGCCGCTACGTCGAATTCAATCTGGTGTGGGACCGCGGCACGCATTTCGGCCTGCAATCGGGCGGGCGCACCGAATCCATCCTGCTGTCCATGCCGCCGCAGGTCGCATGGACCTACCAATACCAGCCCGAGCCTGGTTCGCCCGAGGCCGAATTGACCGAGCGCTATCTGAAGGCGCAGGCGTGGGTGTGA
- the nirD gene encoding nitrite reductase small subunit NirD, translating into MTHSNEFHGGGWTPVCALDDISPSMGVCALLGRRQVAVFRMPDDRLFALDNHDPHSGANVLSRGIVGDLAGELVVASPMYKHHYKLHTGECVEDAQTSVAVYPVKSCNGKVWVCAGED; encoded by the coding sequence ATGACCCATTCAAACGAATTCCATGGCGGTGGCTGGACACCCGTTTGCGCGCTCGACGACATCAGCCCCAGCATGGGCGTGTGCGCATTGCTGGGCCGGCGCCAGGTGGCCGTTTTCCGCATGCCCGACGATCGCCTCTTCGCGCTCGACAACCACGACCCCCACAGCGGGGCGAACGTACTGTCGCGGGGCATCGTGGGCGATTTAGCGGGCGAGCTGGTGGTGGCCTCACCGATGTACAAGCACCACTACAAGCTGCACACCGGCGAGTGCGTTGAGGACGCGCAAACCTCGGTCGCTGTTTACCCGGTCAAGTCGTGCAACGGCAAGGTCTGGGTCTGCGCGGGCGAGGACTAG
- the nirB gene encoding nitrite reductase large subunit NirB, with amino-acid sequence MPDTTRVVVVGNGMVGHCFVQEMVRRTPDLVAACLQITVLGEEPRPAYDRVHLSSFFAGTTADELSLVEPGFYDRPGLSLRLNARVQQIDRRIHQLRLADGEMMSYDRLVLATGSVPFVPAVQGRDRDGCFVYRTIEDLEGMLAAGRYAQSGVVIGGGLLGLECAKALRDMKLTTHVVEFSKRLMAAQVDDGGGEVLRAKIEALGVQVHTSRNMVEITDGMTARHRLVFDDGIWLETDMVVFSAGIRPRDELARQSVLAIGPRGGVAIDDHCRSSDRSVYAIGECASWKDKLFGLVAPGYEMARVAAGHILGDGEASFSGTDMSTKLKLMGVEVASVGDAHGATPGSRKFVYANELQQIYKKLVISQDGLQLLGAVLVGNADEYGTLQQMVANGIALPAQPEFLILPASDGQAKPGLGVDALPDSAQLCSCNNVSKAQVCAAVGEGATTIAELKACIGAGTSCGGCVPLVTQVMKAEMARRGLKVNNHLCEHFAHSRQELYHLVRVGQIKSFDALLAAHGQGEGCDVCKPTVASILASCWNEFVLKKDLAKLQDSNDYYLGNLQKDGSYSVVPRMPAGEVTPDGLIAVGTIAKKYGLYTKVTGGARVDMFGARVDQLPLIWDELIAAGFESGHAYGKSLRTVKSCVGSTWCRYGVGDSIGLAVLLENRYKGLRAPHKIKFGVSGCTRECAEAQGKDIGVIATEKGWNLYVCGNGGMKPRHAELFATDLSQDELIAMIDRFLMFYVRTADRLQRTSTWREGLEGGLAYLQDVLIRDSLGLCAELQAQMQHVVDNYRCEWNEAVSDPDTRKRFKTFVNSDAADANIQFVPERAQIRPATEAEKALAGAAL; translated from the coding sequence ATGCCTGATACAACCCGCGTCGTCGTCGTAGGCAATGGCATGGTGGGCCATTGCTTTGTGCAAGAGATGGTGCGGCGCACGCCTGATCTGGTTGCTGCCTGCCTGCAGATCACGGTGCTCGGCGAAGAGCCCCGGCCAGCGTACGACCGAGTGCATTTGTCGAGCTTCTTCGCTGGCACCACGGCAGACGAACTGTCCCTCGTCGAGCCAGGCTTCTACGACCGACCTGGCTTGTCTCTGCGGCTCAACGCACGTGTGCAGCAGATTGATCGACGCATCCATCAGCTCAGGCTCGCCGATGGCGAGATGATGAGCTACGACCGGCTGGTTCTGGCCACTGGCTCAGTGCCGTTCGTTCCCGCCGTACAGGGGCGCGACCGGGACGGTTGCTTCGTCTACCGAACCATCGAAGACCTGGAGGGCATGCTGGCGGCGGGCCGATATGCGCAAAGCGGCGTCGTGATCGGCGGGGGATTGCTCGGGTTGGAATGCGCCAAAGCGCTGCGCGACATGAAGCTGACCACGCACGTCGTGGAATTCTCCAAACGGTTGATGGCCGCTCAGGTGGACGACGGTGGCGGGGAGGTGCTGCGCGCCAAGATTGAGGCGCTGGGCGTTCAGGTACACACCAGCCGCAACATGGTGGAAATCACCGATGGCATGACGGCGCGCCACCGGCTCGTGTTCGACGATGGCATCTGGCTCGAGACCGATATGGTCGTTTTTTCAGCCGGTATCCGCCCGCGCGATGAGCTGGCGCGCCAGAGCGTGTTGGCGATCGGCCCGCGCGGCGGCGTGGCGATTGACGACCACTGTCGCAGCTCGGATCGTTCGGTGTATGCGATTGGCGAATGCGCTTCCTGGAAGGACAAGTTGTTCGGGCTGGTTGCCCCCGGCTACGAGATGGCGCGTGTGGCGGCGGGGCACATTCTGGGCGATGGCGAGGCCAGTTTTTCCGGCACCGATATGAGCACCAAGCTCAAGCTCATGGGCGTGGAGGTGGCCAGCGTGGGCGACGCCCACGGCGCTACGCCGGGCAGTCGCAAGTTCGTGTATGCGAACGAGCTTCAGCAGATCTACAAGAAGCTCGTTATCAGCCAGGACGGCCTGCAACTGCTGGGCGCGGTGCTGGTCGGGAACGCCGACGAGTACGGCACGCTTCAGCAAATGGTTGCCAACGGCATCGCGTTGCCTGCGCAGCCTGAGTTCCTGATCCTGCCGGCCAGCGACGGGCAGGCCAAGCCGGGCCTCGGCGTTGATGCGCTGCCCGACAGCGCTCAGCTTTGTTCGTGCAACAACGTCAGCAAGGCGCAGGTGTGTGCCGCCGTGGGCGAGGGCGCCACCACCATCGCCGAGCTGAAGGCTTGCATCGGGGCGGGGACGAGCTGCGGCGGCTGCGTGCCCCTGGTCACCCAGGTGATGAAGGCCGAGATGGCCCGCCGTGGCTTGAAGGTCAACAACCATCTGTGTGAGCACTTTGCCCATTCCCGCCAAGAGCTCTATCACCTTGTCAGGGTGGGCCAGATCAAGTCTTTCGATGCCTTGCTGGCCGCGCACGGCCAGGGGGAAGGCTGTGATGTGTGCAAGCCCACCGTGGCCAGCATCCTGGCGTCGTGCTGGAACGAGTTCGTGCTCAAGAAAGACCTGGCCAAGCTGCAGGACAGCAACGATTACTACCTGGGCAACCTCCAGAAAGACGGCAGCTACTCCGTCGTGCCGCGCATGCCCGCTGGTGAAGTGACACCCGATGGCCTGATCGCCGTAGGAACGATTGCCAAGAAGTACGGCCTTTACACCAAGGTGACGGGCGGTGCGCGCGTGGACATGTTTGGCGCGCGGGTCGACCAGCTGCCGCTGATCTGGGACGAACTGATCGCGGCCGGCTTCGAATCAGGACACGCGTACGGCAAATCCCTGCGGACAGTCAAGAGTTGCGTGGGCTCGACCTGGTGCCGCTATGGGGTTGGCGACAGCATCGGGTTGGCCGTGCTGCTGGAAAACCGCTACAAGGGTTTGCGCGCGCCTCACAAGATCAAGTTTGGCGTTTCTGGCTGCACGCGCGAATGCGCTGAGGCGCAGGGCAAGGATATCGGCGTGATCGCCACCGAAAAAGGCTGGAACCTCTACGTGTGCGGCAACGGTGGCATGAAGCCACGCCACGCCGAATTGTTCGCGACCGACCTGAGTCAGGACGAATTGATCGCAATGATCGACCGGTTCCTGATGTTCTACGTGCGTACTGCCGACCGCCTGCAACGCACCAGCACGTGGCGCGAAGGCCTGGAAGGCGGCCTGGCCTACCTGCAAGACGTGCTAATTCGTGACAGCCTGGGCCTGTGCGCCGAACTGCAGGCGCAGATGCAGCACGTGGTCGACAACTACCGTTGCGAATGGAATGAGGCCGTCTCCGACCCCGACACGCGCAAACGCTTCAAGACATTCGTCAACAGCGACGCAGCCGACGCGAACATTCAGTTTGTGCCAGAGCGCGCACAGATCCGCCCCGCCACCGAGGCGGAAAAGGCCCTGGCTGGCGCCGCCTTGTAA
- a CDS encoding nitrate regulatory protein — translation MNAPTRPEHADGELTLRFALAARRRELQGMHELAQTSELVAQVGQLIHELQKERGRAALLVGQTTEEQRTHWLGQTALTVRAQRSLSERLTSELNGERLLQRRTRWLHAVAHALHAMDGLAALRASLVAGAMQAEDATLAYSSVIGCWLGVVIEALDGPSDPHITRVLVALLNFMQAKELCGQERAVGVAGFARGSFNAERRTQMASLARGQARSFELFLQHASAGLRAGWEALRAGELALQRLRDLAATPDAAISPQLAQPWFDVCTARIDALHGLEQVLTTELADCCRDRVAENERALSQLTDDSDRHATEGQSAKAMTSVMRQSLVYTLVGRPMDAVVTGDAIGDTMARSVLDLLLEQGARLHEADLRLSEARRARHERRRIEQAKWWLVTHYQLSEPAAQERLQRTAMNNGLTLLEVADRILASESPAG, via the coding sequence ATGAACGCGCCGACACGGCCAGAACATGCCGACGGTGAGTTGACACTGCGCTTTGCGCTGGCCGCGCGGCGGCGTGAACTGCAAGGCATGCACGAGCTGGCGCAAACCAGTGAACTGGTTGCTCAAGTGGGCCAGTTGATCCACGAGCTGCAGAAAGAGCGCGGCCGAGCGGCCCTGCTGGTCGGGCAAACGACCGAAGAACAACGAACGCACTGGCTGGGTCAAACCGCTCTGACCGTGCGGGCGCAGCGTTCATTGAGCGAACGGCTCACGAGCGAGCTCAACGGCGAAAGGCTACTGCAGCGCCGCACGCGCTGGCTTCACGCCGTGGCCCACGCGCTGCACGCGATGGATGGTCTGGCGGCACTTCGAGCATCCTTGGTCGCGGGAGCCATGCAGGCCGAAGACGCCACCTTGGCCTACAGCAGTGTTATTGGCTGCTGGCTCGGCGTGGTCATTGAGGCACTGGATGGGCCCTCCGATCCCCACATCACGCGGGTGCTTGTGGCACTGCTCAACTTCATGCAGGCCAAAGAACTGTGCGGGCAAGAACGCGCCGTTGGCGTCGCGGGATTTGCGCGAGGCAGCTTCAACGCTGAACGGCGCACGCAGATGGCCAGCCTGGCGCGCGGTCAGGCCCGCAGCTTCGAGCTGTTTCTGCAGCACGCTTCCGCAGGTCTGCGCGCTGGCTGGGAAGCGCTGAGAGCGGGTGAACTGGCGCTTCAACGTCTGCGCGATCTGGCCGCGACGCCGGATGCTGCTATCAGTCCTCAGCTGGCCCAGCCCTGGTTCGATGTTTGTACCGCCCGCATTGACGCCCTTCACGGGCTAGAACAGGTCCTGACGACAGAGTTGGCCGACTGTTGCCGTGACCGGGTCGCGGAGAACGAGCGTGCTTTGTCCCAGCTCACCGATGACAGCGACCGCCATGCGACAGAGGGTCAAAGCGCAAAAGCCATGACGAGTGTCATGCGCCAATCCCTTGTGTACACCTTGGTCGGTCGGCCGATGGATGCGGTCGTCACTGGCGACGCCATTGGCGACACGATGGCCCGTTCCGTCCTGGACTTGTTGCTGGAGCAAGGCGCCAGGTTGCACGAAGCGGACTTGAGGTTGTCGGAAGCGCGGCGCGCCCGCCATGAGCGCCGACGCATTGAGCAAGCCAAATGGTGGTTGGTCACCCACTACCAGCTCAGCGAGCCCGCAGCGCAAGAACGCTTGCAGCGCACCGCTATGAACAACGGCCTCACGCTGCTTGAGGTGGCCGATCGCATTCTTGCGTCCGAGTCTCCGGCTGGATGA
- the cobA gene encoding uroporphyrinogen-III C-methyltransferase codes for MMRDLLRFPLGPSPAERAAGKVWLVGAGPGDLELLTLKAVRVLGEAEVVLVDDLVNPEILSHCAQARTVWVGKRGGCRSTSQAFIQRLMWRLARQGKCVVRLKGGDPGVFGRAGEEALWLHARGVPCEVVNGVTAGAAAATACGFPLTMRGMTMGVTLVTGHTEHGDTPNWPALAHSGTTLVIYMGVSTMAQTQDSLLRAGMEPSTPVAMVENASLAQQRHRLSTLAHMLADARDFGLRSPAILVVGQVVGMAEALVPLAGASKRTGTLG; via the coding sequence ATGATGCGAGATTTGCTGCGTTTCCCTTTGGGCCCTTCGCCTGCCGAGCGCGCTGCCGGCAAGGTGTGGCTGGTGGGCGCCGGACCGGGCGACCTGGAGCTCTTGACGCTCAAGGCGGTGCGGGTGCTGGGCGAGGCGGAAGTGGTGCTGGTGGATGACCTCGTCAATCCGGAAATCTTGAGCCATTGCGCGCAGGCGCGCACAGTTTGGGTTGGAAAGCGCGGGGGTTGCCGATCCACCTCACAAGCGTTCATCCAGCGGCTGATGTGGCGACTTGCCCGGCAAGGCAAGTGCGTGGTTCGGCTGAAGGGCGGTGATCCCGGCGTGTTTGGCCGGGCTGGCGAAGAGGCGCTGTGGCTGCACGCTCGTGGCGTGCCCTGCGAGGTGGTCAATGGCGTTACGGCTGGCGCAGCGGCGGCCACTGCGTGTGGCTTTCCGTTGACGATGCGTGGGATGACGATGGGGGTGACGCTGGTGACGGGCCATACCGAGCACGGCGACACACCGAACTGGCCTGCGTTGGCGCACAGCGGTACGACGCTGGTGATTTACATGGGCGTGTCGACGATGGCACAGACGCAGGACTCACTTTTGCGCGCAGGTATGGAGCCCAGCACGCCTGTGGCGATGGTTGAGAACGCCAGTCTGGCCCAGCAGCGCCATCGACTGTCCACGCTGGCCCACATGCTGGCGGATGCGCGCGATTTTGGCTTGCGCAGCCCCGCCATTTTGGTGGTGGGGCAAGTGGTGGGCATGGCTGAGGCGCTGGTGCCCTTGGCCGGCGCGTCTAAACGCACTGGAACCCTGGGATGA